A stretch of Labrus mixtus chromosome 7, fLabMix1.1, whole genome shotgun sequence DNA encodes these proteins:
- the trim107 gene encoding E3 ubiquitin/ISG15 ligase TRIM25: MALKVTCPICLELFSDPVSLPCGHTYCLACLQTMGEGLDQHSCPECQVEYQGTSTLAKSSKMCSLVEAYKATAGRVKPNADPSDVEAARSDARPGAVESHPKVTAGGSQEKISDAKEKDDLVIGTGSEELPFSSHQEKDTRKGKMEMEEPKFRLASQITDLGLKLEMAESLLKKERERESEVTAANSMLREKTSKLLEQVKDLTQSYSAQVMQLIEKELAPGEEGIGHRVSRASELTKQLRQAVLMAESLLTEEDEAAFSGDLQTLQPRIAELMAKPVEEEVDHIDTKVNAARACPKLESMNTELRERFREIERSIRNALNPSEVTFDAETTHPNLVLSDDLKTVTFSAAKQPYPPSPQRFTNFLQVLSTQSFHEGEHCWDVELEGSPWIIGLCYSRKLERTGLPSALESSRSSWCLMWFNNLLTAFEQGHSVPLKRTTVSCRLEIRLSFKTHRLSFYNVSPISGKTHIYTFKANLTEPVFLAYRMMSGVPKARATIHS, from the coding sequence ATGGCTCTGAAGGTCACATGCCCAATCTGCTTGGAGCTCTTCTCTGATCCAGTTTCTCTTCCCTGTGGTCACACCTATTGCTTGGCTTGCCTCCAGACCATGGGAGAAGGTCTTGACCAGCATAGCTGCCCTGAGTGCCAGGTAGAGTACCAGGGAACCAGCACCCTTGCGAAAAGCTCCAAAATGTGCAGCCTAGTTGAAGCTTACAAAGCCACTGCTGGGAGAGTCAAACCAAATGCAGACCCTTCTGATGTTGAAGCGGCGAGGAGTGATGCTAGGCCTGGTGCAGTAGAATCGCACCCTAAAGTGACTGCTGGAGGTAGCCAGGAGAAGATCTCTGACGCAAAGGAAAAGGATGACTTAGTAATCGGGACTGGGTCCGAAGAGCTCCCCTTTTCTTCGCACCAAGAGAAAGACACTCGCAAAGGCAAAATGGAAATGGAAGAACCCAAATTCAGACTTGCATCTCAAATCACAGATTTGGGCTTGAAGTTGGAAATGGCAGAGAGTTTgctgaagaaagagagggaacgAGAGTCGGAGGTGACAGCTGCTAATAGTatgctgagagagaaaacatcCAAACTTTTAGAACAGGTGAAAGATTTGACGCAGAGTTACAGCGCACAGGTGATGCAGCTGATCGAAAAAGAGCTGGCTCCAGGTGAGGAAGGTATAGGCCACAGAGTCAGTCGTGCTTCGGAGCTGACTAAGCAGCTGAGACAAGCTGTGCTCATGGCAGAGTCCCTCCTGACCGAAGAGGACGAGGCTGCATTCAGTGGCGATCTTCAGACTCTACAACCGCGCATTGCAGAGCTAATGGCCAAGCCCGTGGAGGAAGAAGTGGACCACATTGACACAAAAGTCAACGCGGCACGAGCCTGTCCCAAACTGGAAAGCATGAACACTGAACTGAGGGAAAGATTCAGAGAGATTGAGCGCTCCATTCGGAACGCCCTCAACCCTTCAGAGGTGACCTTTGACGCCGAAACAACCCATCCAAACCTAGTCCTCTCGGACGACTTGAAGACAGTCACTTTCAGCGCCGCAAAGCAGCCCTACCCACCTTCTCCTCAGAGGTTTACCAACTTCTTACAGGTCCTCAGCACCCAGAGCTTCCATGAAGGGGAGCACTGCTGGGATGTGGAGCTGGAGGGGTCTCCGTGGATCATAGGCCTGTGCTACAGCAGAAAGTTAGAGCGTACCGGTTTGCCCTCGGCTCTTGAGAGCAGCCGGAGTTCCTGGTGTCTGATGTGGTTCAATAATCTGCTGACAGCCTTTGAGCAGGGTCACAGTGTGCCGCTGAAGAGgaccacagtgtcatgcaggcTGGAGATCAGACTGAGTTTTAAGACGCACAGACTGAGCTTCTATAATGTCAGCCCCATCAGCGGGAAAActcatatatacacatttaagGCCAACCTGACTGAACCAGTGTTCCTGGCCTACAGGATGATGTCAGGGGTTCCCAAAGCACGTGCCACCATTCACTCATAA
- the tpra1 gene encoding transmembrane protein adipocyte-associated 1 homolog, whose protein sequence is MLATVTAVVRFAQYNGSVTPTPLENISAFPTWQPDYESNISKPHKCLQVLYEDAGNSRVRFWDIFLLVPNVAFLVFLMWKLPSARAKIRLTSSPIFVTFYLLVFVVAAVGITRAVVSMTVSASSAATIIDKVLWEITRFFLLAIELSVIILGLAFGHLESKSSIKRVLAITAVLALGYSITQGTLEILYPDSHLSAEDFNIYGHGGRHFWLASSCFFFLVYSLIVILPKTPVRERISLPSKRSFYVYAAILSTLNLVQGLGSSLLCAGIIEGLCCVDVTTFLYFSAFAPLIYVTFLKGFFGSEPKILFSYKSQMDEPDESDVHLPPTVAASIGRKELLDQGLYYSSTQIDGSGPGSSRVVGAYLDDVASGPYGSSSINSIEADRWRPINV, encoded by the exons ATGCTAGCCACAGTGACTGCTGTGGTTAGGTTTGCTCAATACAATGGCAGCGTTACTCCCACACCGCTGGAGAACATCTCAGCATTCCCAACCTGGCAACCTGATTACGAAAGCAACATCAGCAAGCCTCATAAATGTCTTCAAGTTTTGTATGAGGACGCTGGAAACTCCAG AGTGCGGTTCTGGGACATTTTCCTTCTTGTGCCTAATGTGGCCTTCCTTGTATTCCTGATGTGGAAGCTGCCCTCAGCCAGGGCCAAGATTCGACTCACCTCCAGCCCCATCTTTGTCACCTTTTACTTGCTG gtTTTTGTTGTAGCAGCAGTTGGAATCACTCGGGCTGTAGTGTCAATGACCGTCAGTGCATccagtgctgccaccatcaTAGACAAA gtGCTGTGGGAAATTACCCGCTTCTTCTTGCTGGCCATTGAGCTCAGTGTCATCATCTTGGGTCTGGCTTTCG GTCACCTGGAGAGCAAATCCAGTATAAAGCGTGTGTTGGCTATTACCGCTGTTCTAGCTCTGGGCTACTCCATCACTCAG GGCACACTTGAGATCTTGTACCCAGACAGTCACCTGTCTGCTGAAGACTTCAACATCTACGGTCACGGAGGACGGCACTTCTGGTTGGCCAGctcttgcttcttcttcctg gTTTATTCTTTGATTGTCATCTTGCCTAAAACTCCAGTGAGGGAGAGGATATCTCTTCCAT CCAAGAGGAGTTTCTATGTGTATGCTGCCATCCTGTCTACACTGAACCTGGTCCAGGGCCTTGGCAGCTCCCTGCTGTGTGCTGGAATCATAGAGGGACTGTG CTGTGTTGATGTCACCACCTTCCTCTACTTCTCCGCCTTTGCTCCGCTCATTTATGTCACATTCCTCAAAGGCTTCTTTGG ctcCGAGCCGAAGATCCTCTTCTCCTACAAGTCACAGATGGATGAGCCGGATGAAAGTGACGTCCACCTTCCCCCAACTGTCGCTGCATCCATCGGCCGTAAGGAGCTGCTTGACCAGGGTCTGTACTACTCCTCCACCCAGATCGACGGCTCTGGTCCAGGCAGCTCTCGTGTGGTTGGAGCTTACCTGGATGATGTGGCCTCCGGACCCTATGGATCCAGCAGCATCAACAGCATTGAAGCAGACCGCTGGAGACCTATCAATGTGTGA